The following coding sequences are from one Sphingobium sp. Cam5-1 window:
- the alr gene encoding alanine racemase, whose translation MGSLDCAGAVLRIDLNALVENYRIIARRVAPAEVAGVVKADAYGTGASAVASALLDAGCRRFFVAQLNEALALRPDLPGSAQLFVLNGLQPGAERQCRDASATPVLNSLDQIRRWSGLAQATGRPLPAALQVDSGMSRLGLSPNEAKAILADRSLLNGIDLVLIMSHLACADDPSSAFNDRQVVAFDDFARHFPDVPRSLDNSGGSFLDHSHYEVVRAGIALYGGAPQNGLNPMRPVVSLEARIAQLRTVTPGTGVGYGLSHTAERVSHIATIPVGYADGWPRHLSNRGAAFIGNIRVPIVGRVSMDSITLDVTNVPDMLLYPGAPVELLGPHQSIDDVAADAGTISYEILTQLGHRYAREYHAAQAIEQKRSMTA comes from the coding sequence ATGGGATCGCTGGATTGCGCGGGCGCGGTGTTACGCATCGATTTGAACGCCCTTGTGGAAAACTACCGCATCATTGCGCGCCGCGTGGCACCTGCGGAGGTGGCTGGCGTCGTCAAGGCGGATGCCTATGGCACTGGCGCTTCGGCGGTAGCATCCGCCTTGCTGGACGCGGGTTGCCGCCGCTTCTTCGTGGCGCAACTGAACGAGGCGCTGGCGCTCAGACCTGACCTTCCGGGTTCAGCGCAGCTTTTCGTGCTGAACGGCCTCCAGCCCGGAGCCGAACGGCAGTGCCGGGACGCAAGCGCGACGCCCGTCCTCAATTCCCTCGATCAGATCAGACGCTGGTCGGGCCTCGCGCAGGCAACGGGCCGCCCCCTTCCCGCAGCGCTTCAGGTCGATAGCGGCATGTCGCGGCTCGGCCTTTCCCCGAACGAAGCGAAGGCGATCCTTGCTGACCGATCGCTCCTGAACGGCATCGACCTCGTGCTCATCATGAGTCACCTCGCCTGCGCCGACGACCCGTCTTCCGCCTTCAATGACAGGCAGGTCGTGGCCTTCGACGATTTTGCCCGCCACTTCCCCGACGTGCCGCGTTCGCTCGACAATAGCGGCGGCAGCTTTCTGGACCATTCCCATTATGAGGTCGTGCGCGCCGGGATCGCACTTTACGGCGGGGCGCCGCAGAACGGACTCAATCCCATGCGCCCGGTCGTTTCGCTGGAGGCGCGGATCGCGCAGCTACGCACTGTCACTCCCGGAACAGGCGTTGGATATGGCCTCTCCCACACGGCAGAGCGCGTATCGCACATCGCAACCATTCCTGTCGGCTATGCGGACGGCTGGCCGCGCCATCTCAGCAACCGCGGCGCGGCCTTCATCGGCAATATCAGGGTGCCGATCGTCGGCAGGGTGTCGATGGACAGCATCACACTCGATGTGACGAACGTTCCCGACATGCTGCTCTATCCCGGCGCGCCTGTCGAACTGCTCGGTCCCCATCAGTCGATCGACGATGTCGCGGCCGACGCGGGCACCATTTCCTACGAAATCCTCACCCAACTCGGCCACCGATACGCCCGTGAATATCACGCCGCGCAGGCCATCGAGCAAAAGCGGAGTATGACAGCATGA
- a CDS encoding D-amino acid dehydrogenase, with the protein MKVAILGSGVIGVTSAWYLAKAGHEVVVIDRQSGPALETSFGNAGEISPGYASPWAAPGIPMKALRWLFMQHAPLILRPTFDAAMWRWMVAMLGNCTEKAYTVNKSRMVRLAEFSRDQLIALRHETGIAYDERTQGTLQLFREQKQMDGIGKDVAVLKADGVPFEVLDRAGCIAAEPGLANSASPIVGGLRLPNDETGDCFKFTNALAVMAKAAGVTFLHDHKIERLVTDNGAIDHVETDKGPIKADAFIVALGSYSPLLVAPLGIKLPVYPVKGYSITVPITDAERAPVSTLLDESFKVAITRLGDRIRVGGMAELSGFSTNLPDKRRDTLEYSVESLFPASGNLGRASFWSGLRPMTPDGTPVIGPTHIPNLYLNTGHGTLGWTMACGSGHVIADIISNRKPAIETADLSIARYR; encoded by the coding sequence ATGAAGGTCGCCATTCTGGGAAGCGGGGTCATCGGCGTAACTTCGGCCTGGTATCTCGCCAAAGCGGGCCATGAAGTCGTCGTGATCGACCGGCAGTCCGGCCCGGCGCTGGAAACCAGCTTCGGCAACGCCGGAGAGATTTCGCCGGGCTATGCCTCCCCCTGGGCCGCGCCGGGCATACCGATGAAGGCGCTGCGCTGGCTGTTCATGCAGCACGCGCCGCTCATCCTTCGCCCGACATTCGATGCCGCCATGTGGCGCTGGATGGTGGCCATGCTCGGCAATTGCACGGAAAAGGCCTATACCGTGAACAAGAGCCGCATGGTGCGCCTGGCCGAGTTCAGCCGCGATCAGCTTATTGCACTCCGCCACGAAACCGGCATTGCCTATGATGAACGGACACAAGGTACGCTCCAGCTGTTTCGCGAACAGAAGCAAATGGACGGTATCGGCAAGGATGTCGCCGTGCTGAAGGCTGATGGCGTTCCCTTCGAAGTGCTCGACCGGGCAGGCTGCATCGCGGCCGAACCAGGCCTTGCGAACAGCGCATCGCCAATCGTGGGTGGCCTGCGCCTGCCCAATGACGAAACGGGGGATTGCTTCAAGTTCACCAACGCTCTTGCCGTCATGGCAAAGGCGGCGGGCGTCACTTTCCTGCACGACCACAAGATCGAGCGCCTCGTCACCGATAATGGCGCGATCGATCATGTCGAAACCGACAAGGGACCGATCAAGGCAGATGCGTTCATCGTCGCGCTGGGCAGCTATTCCCCGCTGCTGGTGGCGCCGCTGGGGATCAAGCTGCCAGTCTATCCGGTGAAGGGCTATTCGATAACCGTTCCCATCACCGATGCGGAACGCGCCCCTGTTTCCACGCTGTTGGATGAAAGCTTCAAGGTTGCCATCACCCGGCTGGGCGACCGTATCCGGGTGGGCGGCATGGCAGAGCTTTCAGGCTTCTCGACAAACCTTCCCGACAAACGGCGCGACACGCTGGAATATTCGGTTGAGTCCTTATTTCCGGCGTCCGGCAATCTTGGCCGTGCCAGCTTCTGGTCGGGCCTGCGTCCCATGACGCCGGACGGCACACCCGTGATCGGCCCTACGCATATTCCGAACCTCTACCTCAACACCGGCCATGGCACGCTTGGCTGGACCATGGCCTGCGGGTCCGGCCATGTGATCGCGGACATTATTTCCAACCGGAAACCGGCGATCGAAACCGCCGATCTTTCCATAGCGCGATATCGCTAA
- a CDS encoding FAD-binding protein, producing the protein MRDYQADFIVVGSGAGGLVGAIAAKLNGLNPLVIEKTDRWGGTSALSGGGVWIPNNPLMERDGVEDSFEAALAYMEATIGDVGPASSKERKVAYLNVGPQMVLALEQQGLGWVRAPRYPDYHQDQPGARVGRTLEGVNFDGKKLGDWLKTMRKSEMPSMVMGTDDAPVIPVMLRSLKAFSRFMGIIARTAAWRVRGREPLCLGGTLMGQLMVIVQHLGIPVLLDSPLKSLIQDGDKVVGVVIGEGEAERRIMAPRGVLLTTGGFAKNSQYRQQFQEVSGEWSPASPGDTGDAHQIGAEVGAELALMDAATWYPVSILPNGTINVGIWERTLPGSIIVDASGQRYTNEAASYVNAGRAMLDRDKTVGAVPSWLIFDARYRSRYFFGDTPPGMNGDLVKNGFFIKAPTLDQLAAKIGIDAAGLNRTVERVNAMAATGVDEDFGRGNNVYDQYYGDPGNQPNPSFGPIDKAPFYATRFYPGDLSTKGGLMADEHARVLRADGSVIEGLYAAGNCAAPVMGRTYPGAGATLGPAMVFAWIAGHHSAAAAA; encoded by the coding sequence TTGCGCGATTATCAAGCTGATTTCATTGTCGTGGGAAGTGGGGCGGGTGGCCTGGTCGGCGCGATTGCCGCCAAGTTGAATGGCCTCAATCCGCTGGTCATTGAGAAAACCGACCGTTGGGGCGGGACGAGCGCGCTTTCTGGCGGCGGGGTCTGGATACCCAATAATCCGCTGATGGAGCGGGACGGGGTGGAAGACAGTTTCGAGGCCGCGCTTGCCTATATGGAAGCGACTATCGGAGATGTCGGCCCGGCGAGCAGTAAAGAGCGCAAGGTGGCCTATCTGAATGTTGGTCCGCAGATGGTGCTGGCCCTGGAGCAGCAGGGCCTTGGTTGGGTCCGGGCACCAAGATACCCTGACTATCATCAGGATCAGCCGGGCGCGCGCGTGGGCCGGACGCTGGAGGGTGTGAACTTCGACGGCAAAAAGCTGGGCGACTGGCTTAAGACGATGCGCAAATCGGAAATGCCATCGATGGTAATGGGCACCGATGACGCGCCTGTGATACCGGTGATGTTGCGGTCGTTAAAGGCGTTCTCCAGGTTCATGGGTATCATCGCGCGCACGGCCGCATGGCGCGTGCGGGGGCGCGAGCCGTTGTGCCTGGGCGGGACATTGATGGGGCAGCTGATGGTCATCGTTCAGCACCTGGGCATACCCGTTCTTCTCGACAGCCCGCTCAAGTCGCTGATCCAGGATGGCGATAAAGTGGTGGGCGTCGTGATCGGCGAGGGGGAGGCCGAACGGCGGATCATGGCGCCGCGCGGCGTGCTGCTGACCACTGGCGGATTTGCGAAGAACAGCCAATATCGCCAACAGTTTCAGGAAGTCAGCGGCGAATGGAGCCCGGCCAGCCCCGGCGATACCGGCGACGCGCACCAGATCGGCGCGGAGGTGGGTGCCGAACTCGCCCTGATGGATGCTGCCACATGGTATCCCGTGTCGATCCTGCCGAACGGCACCATCAATGTCGGCATCTGGGAACGCACCTTGCCCGGATCGATCATCGTCGATGCTTCGGGGCAGCGCTACACGAATGAGGCGGCGTCCTATGTCAACGCCGGGCGGGCCATGCTGGACCGCGACAAGACCGTGGGAGCAGTGCCGAGCTGGCTGATCTTCGATGCCCGCTATCGCAGCCGCTATTTCTTCGGAGACACACCGCCGGGGATGAACGGGGATCTGGTGAAAAACGGCTTCTTCATCAAGGCGCCGACGCTTGATCAGCTTGCCGCGAAAATCGGGATCGATGCGGCGGGCCTCAACCGGACGGTCGAGCGCGTGAATGCCATGGCCGCGACCGGCGTCGATGAAGATTTCGGTCGTGGCAACAATGTGTACGACCAATATTATGGCGATCCCGGCAATCAGCCGAACCCGTCGTTCGGTCCCATCGACAAGGCGCCATTTTACGCGACGCGCTTTTACCCCGGTGACCTCAGCACCAAAGGGGGACTGATGGCCGATGAACATGCGCGGGTGCTGCGCGCGGATGGCAGTGTCATCGAAGGGCTGTACGCCGCAGGCAATTGCGCTGCCCCGGTCATGGGCAGAACCTATCCTGGCGCAGGCGCGACGTTAGGCCCGGCTATGGTATTCGCCTGGATTGCGGGTCATCACAGCGCAGCGGCGGCTGCGTAA
- a CDS encoding TonB-dependent receptor: MNKALLLLGTMLASAPAFAQPATQAQNVEAADSGTAADIVVTAQKRVERLIDTPQTVNVVSGDQLERFNITRFEDVAKFVPGLSISSGDGRQQAVSLRGVAFDQDSQTNRSVDIYLNEVPFDPTQALQAQFDIGSIQVLRGPQGTLRGGTGPSGAILIGTRQPSLQKVEVSGSASYSDREAVNLQGGVSIPVVTDKVAVRIAGLYDLNYGNGVRNILTGDTDRSRSYAGRISLLLQPTEDLNILVMHQQFRSKVRQLRPVVSAEGQPVGEFGFIGPDDRAAITDGDNLFVTKGRSTIVNASYDFGGHLLSYIGSYQNNDFNTVRDLDLGNGLLSFGPGFRLPVQLFQQIDIKTKTLTNEVRFERTGDHFWIYRFGVYFNDVKTPFTGLVDYTGANGACETAPGPLAGFGLPCLTLGGGTPTKSHDRGYFTTQTFNFTDKDTVDLGLRYSTTQVNDPTNPSRYHAWTGSASYKHEFSDSLIVYGNYGRAYRPGGFDTTAAATNGGPNGLPASFFTWSPEKSDSFEVGAKGALFNNRMTYAVSAFYQKFNNFINRVNNVACNYDPAGGTAPGACSTVNLTYNGDAIVRGVEMELRGQITRNWNAQLSASYTDAKYDNADIPCNDYNNDGQPDFGGTPSVQPGRYVSVCSSNSALSALPKFQASFNTEYSIDLPDDFQTFVRVLGRYQGKRVNPNSNIRYPNSFKMDAFAGVRTPIGAELNFFVRNVFDQRRDNVDPGQIFSLFGSPTGYTAINYDQRREFGIQTRVSF, from the coding sequence GTGAATAAGGCTTTATTATTGTTGGGCACCATGCTGGCGAGCGCACCGGCGTTCGCGCAGCCAGCAACCCAAGCGCAAAATGTTGAGGCCGCTGATAGTGGCACTGCGGCTGACATCGTCGTGACAGCCCAGAAGCGCGTGGAGCGCCTGATCGATACGCCGCAGACCGTCAATGTGGTCAGTGGCGATCAGTTGGAGCGCTTCAATATCACGCGCTTCGAAGATGTCGCGAAGTTCGTGCCGGGTCTTTCGATTTCCTCGGGCGATGGTCGGCAGCAGGCCGTGTCCCTGCGCGGCGTAGCATTCGATCAGGATAGCCAGACGAACCGCTCGGTCGATATCTACCTGAATGAAGTGCCGTTTGACCCTACACAGGCGCTTCAGGCTCAATTCGATATCGGATCGATCCAGGTGCTTCGTGGTCCTCAGGGAACGTTGCGCGGCGGCACGGGTCCGTCCGGCGCGATCCTTATCGGCACCCGCCAGCCCAGCCTGCAAAAGGTCGAGGTAAGCGGCAGCGCAAGCTACAGCGATCGTGAAGCCGTCAACTTGCAGGGCGGCGTCAGCATCCCTGTTGTGACCGACAAGGTGGCAGTCCGCATCGCTGGCCTGTATGACCTCAACTATGGGAACGGCGTGAGGAACATCCTCACTGGCGACACGGATCGTTCACGGTCTTACGCTGGACGCATATCCTTGTTGCTGCAACCGACCGAGGATCTGAACATCCTCGTGATGCACCAGCAGTTCCGTTCAAAGGTGCGACAGCTGCGCCCAGTAGTTAGCGCGGAAGGCCAGCCAGTTGGTGAGTTCGGTTTCATCGGCCCGGATGATCGAGCGGCGATCACCGACGGCGACAATCTGTTCGTCACCAAGGGTCGCTCCACCATCGTCAATGCCAGCTACGATTTTGGCGGACACTTGCTGAGCTACATCGGTAGCTATCAGAATAATGACTTCAACACCGTTCGCGATCTTGATCTTGGCAACGGCTTGCTGTCGTTCGGTCCTGGGTTCCGGCTACCGGTTCAGTTGTTCCAGCAGATCGATATCAAGACGAAGACCTTGACCAACGAAGTCCGCTTCGAACGGACGGGCGATCATTTCTGGATTTATCGCTTCGGTGTTTACTTCAACGACGTGAAGACGCCTTTCACCGGGCTTGTCGACTATACCGGCGCGAACGGTGCGTGCGAGACCGCGCCCGGCCCGTTGGCGGGTTTTGGCTTGCCCTGCCTGACGCTCGGCGGCGGGACGCCGACGAAATCGCATGATCGCGGCTATTTCACGACGCAGACCTTCAACTTCACCGACAAGGATACGGTGGACCTCGGCTTGCGCTACTCGACGACGCAGGTGAATGATCCGACGAACCCGTCGCGCTATCATGCGTGGACTGGCTCCGCGAGCTACAAGCATGAATTTTCCGATAGCCTGATCGTCTATGGAAATTACGGCCGCGCTTACCGCCCCGGAGGATTTGATACGACCGCTGCCGCTACCAATGGCGGCCCGAATGGCCTTCCCGCTTCCTTCTTCACCTGGAGCCCGGAAAAGTCCGACTCTTTTGAAGTTGGTGCGAAGGGCGCGCTGTTTAACAATCGCATGACCTATGCCGTGTCGGCATTCTACCAGAAGTTCAACAACTTCATAAATCGCGTCAACAATGTTGCCTGTAACTATGATCCCGCTGGGGGGACGGCACCAGGTGCATGTTCAACGGTCAATCTCACCTATAATGGTGACGCGATCGTCCGTGGTGTTGAAATGGAACTGCGCGGTCAAATCACCCGCAACTGGAACGCTCAGTTGTCGGCATCCTATACCGATGCCAAATATGACAACGCGGACATCCCCTGCAACGACTATAATAACGACGGGCAACCAGACTTCGGTGGGACGCCTTCGGTCCAGCCGGGCCGCTACGTCAGTGTCTGCTCATCCAACAGTGCATTGTCGGCGCTGCCCAAGTTCCAGGCATCGTTCAACACTGAATATAGCATAGATCTTCCGGATGATTTCCAGACCTTCGTCCGCGTCCTGGGCCGTTACCAGGGCAAGCGGGTCAATCCGAACTCCAACATCCGCTATCCCAATTCGTTCAAGATGGATGCGTTTGCGGGTGTGAGGACGCCGATTGGGGCGGAACTCAACTTCTTCGTCCGGAATGTCTTCGATCAGCGCCGGGACAACGTAGATCCGGGTCAGATATTCAGCTTGTTCGGCTCGCCGACCGGTTACACCGCGATCAACTATGACCAGCGTCGTGAATTCGGTATCCAGACGCGGGTTTCCTTCTGA
- a CDS encoding YdeI/OmpD-associated family protein, producing the protein MNAFLHGTVHEADEDLQAALRSDANILALWESLTPLGRNEFICWVNDAKQSKTRQRRIERTREELLEGKRRPCCWAGCIHRSDKAPGRWQQAVLIKQQRKS; encoded by the coding sequence GTGAACGCGTTTCTACACGGCACTGTCCACGAAGCAGACGAAGACCTTCAGGCCGCCTTGCGATCAGACGCGAATATCTTGGCGCTGTGGGAAAGCCTTACGCCGCTAGGCAGGAATGAATTCATCTGCTGGGTGAATGACGCGAAGCAATCAAAGACCCGACAGCGCCGCATTGAACGAACCCGCGAGGAACTGCTGGAGGGTAAGAGACGCCCGTGCTGCTGGGCTGGCTGCATCCATCGTTCGGACAAGGCGCCGGGGCGATGGCAGCAGGCAGTCTTGATTAAGCAGCAGCGTAAGTCGTGA
- the glpK gene encoding glycerol kinase GlpK — MKAVLAIDQGTTSTRSLLIDETAAVRSATQIDLKQYYPADGWVEHDPEAIWRDVVATARAALDEAHRTGLDVAAIGIANQRETCLLWDRESGQPIHPAIVWQDRRGADLCSRFIADGLEPEVTSRTGLLLDSYFTASKLAWLLETIPGARDRAEKGQLAFGTTDSFLLWRLTAGKVHATDATNASRTLLFDIGKMAWCPDLCRMFGIPMQILPEVRENDCLFGTSDKNILGVSLPIAGMVGDQQAALIGQGCLNRGGAKVTLGTGGFAMLNTGGQICRSKHRMLSTVACYSNGSVSYAIEGAFFVAGAAVRWTRDKLGLVATAAETEIMARSLPDNGGVYLVPAFVGLGAPHWNPHVRAMLTGMTFATGPEHIVRAALECVAYQCADLLNAMALDSAVQPNELKVDGGMVANDWLCQFLADILNLTIIRPANIETTALGAAFLAGSATGVWTTLPEAASRVSPDRRFSPTLPAVQRERLIEGWRGAVGQALNASSPERPSSQQSQDV, encoded by the coding sequence ATGAAGGCGGTGCTCGCGATCGATCAGGGGACCACATCCACCCGATCGCTGCTGATTGATGAAACAGCCGCCGTGCGAAGCGCCACGCAGATCGACTTGAAACAATATTATCCGGCCGACGGATGGGTCGAACATGATCCCGAAGCGATATGGCGCGACGTCGTGGCGACCGCGCGTGCGGCGTTGGACGAGGCGCATCGCACGGGGCTGGACGTCGCCGCCATCGGGATCGCCAACCAGCGCGAAACCTGCCTGCTGTGGGACCGTGAAAGCGGACAGCCCATCCATCCAGCCATCGTCTGGCAGGACAGGCGCGGCGCGGACCTGTGCAGCCGGTTCATCGCGGATGGTCTCGAACCTGAAGTCACGAGCCGCACCGGCCTTCTGCTCGATTCCTATTTTACGGCCAGCAAGCTCGCCTGGCTGCTCGAAACAATCCCCGGCGCCCGCGACCGCGCCGAAAAGGGGCAACTGGCGTTCGGCACCACCGACTCTTTCCTGCTGTGGCGCCTGACGGCGGGCAAGGTGCACGCGACCGACGCCACCAACGCCAGCCGCACTTTGCTGTTCGACATTGGCAAGATGGCATGGTGTCCGGACCTGTGCCGAATGTTCGGCATTCCCATGCAGATATTGCCTGAAGTGCGGGAGAATGACTGCCTCTTCGGGACATCGGACAAGAATATCCTGGGCGTATCGCTGCCCATCGCGGGAATGGTCGGGGATCAACAGGCCGCGTTGATCGGCCAGGGGTGCCTGAACCGGGGCGGCGCAAAGGTCACGCTGGGAACGGGCGGGTTCGCGATGCTGAACACAGGCGGGCAGATTTGCCGGTCGAAGCACCGGATGCTGTCCACCGTCGCCTGCTATTCCAATGGAAGCGTCAGCTACGCGATCGAAGGGGCATTCTTCGTCGCGGGTGCGGCCGTCCGGTGGACGCGGGACAAGCTAGGCCTGGTCGCCACGGCGGCAGAGACCGAAATCATGGCGCGGTCCTTGCCCGATAATGGCGGCGTCTATCTCGTCCCCGCCTTTGTCGGCTTGGGCGCTCCGCACTGGAACCCACATGTAAGGGCGATGCTGACAGGGATGACCTTCGCCACGGGTCCTGAACATATCGTGCGTGCGGCGCTGGAATGCGTCGCCTACCAATGCGCGGACCTGCTGAACGCCATGGCACTCGACAGCGCCGTCCAGCCTAATGAGCTCAAGGTGGATGGCGGAATGGTGGCCAACGACTGGTTGTGCCAGTTCCTAGCCGACATATTGAACCTCACCATCATCAGACCCGCCAACATAGAAACCACGGCACTGGGCGCCGCCTTCCTCGCCGGATCGGCGACGGGGGTCTGGACGACACTCCCCGAAGCCGCGTCGCGCGTGTCGCCCGACCGGCGGTTTAGCCCAACACTGCCCGCTGTTCAGAGGGAGCGCCTCATCGAGGGTTGGCGCGGCGCGGTTGGCCAGGCTCTGAACGCTTCATCCCCGGAACGCCCCTCCTCTCAGCAATCACAGGACGTTTGA
- a CDS encoding malonate--CoA ligase, whose protein sequence is MTNLYTSLQACFPEDRRRPFAHMLDGNVISYQDVEERSAAFANAIGQLGVKVGDRVAVQAEKSIDMLMLYLGCLRAGAIFLPLNTAYTAGELDYFMRDAAPALFVCDPVNRPAIADLASEAGVGCVETMSSDGDGSLVELARESATQFATVDRDDSDLAAILYTSGTTGRSKGAMISHANLASNAMTLRDYWRYTADDVLLHALPIFHTHGLFVATNVVLASGASMIFHPRFDLEAVLRSLPAATTMMGVPTFYIRLLGDPRFDRALVRHMRLFVSGSAPLSADIHREFLERSGHAILERYGMTETNMNASNPYDGERIAGTVGLPLPGISIRITDPETGQELKQGDVGMIEIAGPNVFQGYWRMPEKTAAEFRDGYFMSGDLGLIDQQGYVSIVGRAKDLIISGGYNIYPAEVEAALDELEQVHESAVVGVPHPDLGEGVVAAIVARDPSFTDQSAIAAALADRLARFKQPKRFVFVQELPKNTMGKVQKTVLRETYRDSFKAT, encoded by the coding sequence ATGACCAATCTTTACACCAGCCTCCAAGCCTGCTTCCCGGAGGATCGCCGTCGTCCGTTCGCCCATATGCTGGATGGAAACGTCATCAGTTACCAGGATGTCGAAGAGCGTTCGGCCGCCTTCGCCAACGCCATCGGCCAGCTGGGCGTGAAGGTCGGAGACAGGGTTGCGGTGCAGGCGGAAAAGAGCATCGACATGCTTATGCTCTATCTGGGTTGCTTGCGGGCGGGGGCGATCTTTCTGCCGCTCAATACGGCCTATACGGCTGGCGAGCTCGACTATTTCATGCGTGATGCCGCCCCGGCGCTGTTCGTCTGCGATCCAGTGAACCGGCCCGCGATTGCCGATCTTGCGAGCGAGGCCGGGGTTGGCTGCGTGGAGACCATGAGCAGCGATGGCGACGGCAGCCTGGTCGAACTGGCACGCGAAAGCGCTACCCAATTTGCGACAGTCGACCGTGACGATAGCGATCTTGCCGCGATCCTCTACACGTCCGGCACCACGGGACGGTCGAAGGGCGCGATGATAAGCCACGCCAATCTGGCGTCCAACGCGATGACGCTGCGGGATTATTGGCGCTACACGGCGGATGACGTTCTGCTGCACGCGCTTCCGATCTTTCATACCCACGGGCTGTTCGTGGCGACCAATGTCGTGCTCGCATCGGGCGCGTCGATGATATTTCATCCACGCTTCGATCTGGAGGCGGTGTTGCGATCGCTCCCGGCTGCTACGACCATGATGGGCGTGCCCACTTTCTACATACGCCTGCTCGGCGATCCACGCTTCGACCGGGCGCTCGTGCGGCATATGCGTTTGTTCGTGTCGGGATCGGCGCCGCTTTCCGCCGACATTCACCGCGAATTTCTGGAACGTTCGGGTCACGCCATTCTGGAACGCTATGGCATGACCGAAACGAACATGAACGCGTCCAACCCCTATGACGGCGAACGCATCGCGGGCACTGTGGGCCTGCCGCTGCCGGGAATTTCGATCCGCATCACGGACCCCGAAACTGGCCAGGAGCTGAAACAGGGCGATGTCGGGATGATCGAAATCGCTGGTCCCAATGTGTTCCAGGGATATTGGCGCATGCCCGAAAAGACCGCCGCCGAATTTCGCGACGGCTATTTCATGTCAGGCGATCTGGGATTGATCGATCAGCAAGGCTATGTCTCCATAGTAGGGCGCGCCAAGGACCTGATCATTTCCGGCGGGTACAACATCTATCCCGCCGAAGTCGAAGCCGCTTTGGACGAACTGGAGCAAGTCCATGAATCGGCCGTCGTGGGCGTGCCGCATCCCGACCTGGGCGAGGGTGTCGTCGCCGCGATCGTGGCGCGCGATCCGTCCTTCACCGACCAATCGGCCATCGCCGCAGCACTGGCGGACAGGCTCGCACGCTTCAAACAGCCGAAAAGGTTCGTGTTCGTGCAAGAGTTGCCCAAGAATACGATGGGGAAGGTCCAGAAGACGGTGCTTCGCGAAACCTATCGGGATAGCTTCAAGGCGACTTGA